The DNA segment TCTTTCCACCCAGTATGTGAGAGAGATCTTTGTCTGGTCTTTCCCAAAGTACCTGTTTCCCCAAACATTCTCCCCCTGTTTTGTTAAGGGTGTCACACCcaccccttgcccccacccctgaACCCCATCTCTATGAAGTTTGGTCAGTTCTTCCTCCCAGACCCTGCCCAGGCCTTCCCACTGGTTTCAAGCCTCAGGCCACTCAGCTTTCATCCTCCTAGTCCCCAGCTGCTCCCCACACTGTACCCgaggatgctgagaaaggagTCATGCTTAGGGTGGGAGGGGGATTTTGAGTTGAGGGGTAACTGAGCTGGAGTACGCGGGGAGCGGAAGCAGAGCGGGGATGAGAGTGAGGCCTTAGAGGCACTCACTCTCAGGGTCCTGCACCTGCTGACACTGTGCTGACGTTCTGCACTAGGTGCCTCCCTTGCCTCACGCTAGACTCAGCCTTGCATGTGGGGATAGACCGGCTTCTGGGAGGAAGGTGGTAAAGTGCTGTTCTCCacccctggggtgggaggggggcagacgCTGAGAGAATGGAATTTTACAAAGGCCATGGGGCCTGGCTTGGTGGTGAACTTTCCAAGCACTTAGGGCTGTAATTCCAGGTGTGGTGGCCAAAAGACTCCTGAAGGGCAAGAGTTTTGTCAGGTTCCCCTGGTCTGGGGCCTCATAGGGAGGACATGGCATCAGAATGGGCATCTGGGTAGAAGACAGTCTGAGGGGCACTCGAGGGGCATGGAGTGCCACCTGGACCCCTTCACCTTGGTAGAGAAGGAGGGCTTCTTGCCTGGTTTCTcatgggagtggggggggagccTGAAGGGTGCCCCTGCCACCTCTGGCAAACGGATTCCAGGGTGTGCATCCGCGGCTGGCACTGCCTGGTGCCTTGGCCCCGCTAGATTATGCAGATCTCTAAGGCAGGTGTTTCCCGGTGTGGATTTGAGACAAAGGAACCAGGAAGTGGGGCCTCCCTGAGCACAGGTAACCCGAGGCCCTGTCGCCCTGCCTGCGCTGCCCCCCCCCTCCGCGCCCCGCTCCTGTGGGTTggccttgggggcggggggcgcacGCTCACGGAAGGGCTCAGAGGACTTCACGGTTCAAGGTACAAAGGGAACGGGGGAAGGGGGTAATCCAGGAAGTCTTCCCGGTGGCAGTGAATTCTTGGGATGGGAGGCGCGGAATCCCCTGCGGACGCAGGTGGGTGCGGAAGCCCCGCGCCTGCCCCGCCCACCTATGGGAAACGCAGGCCCGGAGGGAGGCACGGCCTGCGCCCGCAGTTGGTGGCACCGCGTCCTCTGCCCCTGTCTCAGCCAGCCCCGGGGCTTCTGCAGAGGTACTGACCGTGGGGAAGGGGCCCCTCGTGCGGCCGAGTTGGGAAGACCTCCGGAAGGTCCGCTCGCCACGCCGCTACAGCCAAGGTTCCCGGCCGTACGCGGGGCGCGGGGCGTGCTCTAGGTGGCGCCCACATGCGACCCAGGGGCGCGCGGCGCAAGACTCCCGTCCCTCCCGCGTCCGcctcctcggggcgcctggcGCTCGGCAGCTCCATGAGGTAGGTCCTTCATTCCTCCCATTTCGCAGAGGAGAAAACTGTAGTCCGGGATGGCTCAGTCGGCCCGTCCAGAGTCGCCCAGCTGGTTCGGGCCGAGCCCCGACTGCGAGAGTGAGGCACATGGCCCCAGCAGACCGGGCCTCGGAGGGTCCCAGGCTTGAGGACCCGTCGGCCCTCCACTCCCTTGGAAAGGCAAGGAGAGGAGCCTGCGTTGGTAGTGAGCCTCCACTTCTGCCCTTGACTGCAACACCCTAGGTTAGGGGGCCGGGGAGGACCTCTACTCCCAAGTTTTGGTTAGGGGTGGGTTCTCTCCTTCCCTTAATTTCTGAGGTTCCCTATTGAATTCAAGTATTGTACCTTCCCaaccccatctccccagcccaggAGGTTGGGTTATAGGGATCCAGACCCAGGGTAAAGAACGCCTAAGTTTTGGCGGCTGCAGTGAAGAATTGGGGCTCATGGAGGAGGTGGGGTTGAGGCAGGAGCTGAGGAGTGGAATGCTGAGCTGAGCAAAGCTGGGAGGGTATGTGCATGgtgccctggggcctgggcttCATCAGGTGGGCAACAGGCACCCCCATTACCAAGCTGTCACTCTTACCCCAGCCCCATTCCTCCATCCTGGGTGTCTGGGAACTCTTGTACCCATTATAGGGAAGGGGATACTGAAGGGCGGGgtgcaagtgggggtggggctgaccTATCTTTGCCTTCCCACCTGTGCCCGCAGTGCCCCCCTGGCTCAGTCATGGCGAAGCTGGAGACGCTGCCTGTGCGCGCTGACCCAGGGCGGGATCCTCTCCTGGCCTTTGCCCCTCGGCCCTCTGAGCTCGGACCCCCAGACCCTCGCCTGGCCATGGGCAGTGTGGGCAGCGGGGTGGCCCATGCCCAGGAGTTCGCCATGAAGAGTGTGGGCACCcgcacggggggtgggggcagccaggGCAGTTTCCCCGGCCCCCGTGGCAGCGGTGGTGGGGCCAGCAGGGAGAGGCCAGGCCGCTACCCCTCCGAAGACAAGGCTCTCGCCAACTCCCTCTACCTCAACGGCGAGCTGCGGGGCAGCGACCACACCGATGTCTGCGGCAACGTGGTGGCCAGCAGCGGGGGCAGTAGCAGCAGTGGGGGCAGTGACAAGGCCCCGCCGCAGTATCGCGAGCCCAGCCATCCACCTAAGCTCTTGGCCACCTCTGGCAAGCTAGACCAGGTCGGTCCCCAGGGCCTTTTCtctgaggggaagagaggagggtaAAGTGggccctggaggtgggggtgcaggggccAGAATGGAGGTCGGGCTGGGGAGCCCCGGGGTGGGGTCTTGGGGGCTAAGTCTAGCTGGTGGTTCCAGGGCGGAGACTTGGCTTTTGGGTGCCATGCAGTGGAGCCCCGGCTGGGAGGGACTTCCAGGATGGAGATTAATTGGGGGTGAGGCTGAACCTATCTTGGCCAGAGGGAAGAGGCTGGGGCCGAGGTTAAGGCCCCATTCTGAtgcccactcccccttgcttgctTTTTACTCAGTGCTCAGAGCCGCTAGTCAGGCCTTCGGCCTTCAAGCCTGTTGTACCCAAGAACTTCCACTCCATGCAGAACTTGTGCCCCCCGCAGACCAATGGTACTCCTGAGGGACGACAGGGTCCTGGTGGTCTCAAGGGCGGACTGGACAAGTCTCGGACCATGACCCCagcgggcgggggtgggggcggcctcTCAGACTCAGGCCGGAACTCGCTCACAAGCCTGCCCACCTACAGCTCCAGCTATAGCCAGCACCTGGCACCCCTCAGTGCCTCCACCAGCCACATCAACCGCATCGGCACTGCCAGCTACGGCAGTGGCAGTGGcagtggtggcggcggcggcggcggctcgggCTACCAGGACCTGGGGACCTCTGACAGCGGGCGCGCCTCCAGCAAGAGCGGGTCGTCCTCCTCCATGGGGCGGCCAGGCCACCTGGGGTCGGGGGAGGGCGGAGGTGGAGGCCTGCCGTTCGCGGCCTGCTCACCCCCCTCGCCCAGTGCCCTGATCCAGGAGCTCGAGGAGCGGCTGTGGGAGAAGGAGCAAGAGGTGACAGCTCTGCGGCGGAGCCTGGAGCAGAGCGAGGCGGCGGTGGCCCAGGTGCTGGAGGAGCGGCAGAAGGCGTGGGAGCGCGAGCTGGCGGAGCTGCGGCAGGGCTGCAGCGGGAAGCTGCAGCAGGTGGCCCGCCGCGCCCAGCGCGCCCAGCAGGGCCTACAGCTGCAGGTGCTGCGGCTGCAGCAGGACAAGAAGCAGCTGCAGGAGGAGGCCGCCCGGCTGATGCGGCAGCGGGAAGAGCTGGAGGACAAGGTGGCCGCCTGCCAGAAGGAGCAGGCTGACTTCCTGCCCCGGATGGAGGAAACTAAGTGGGAGGTGCGGGCAGGGGGCTtgggctctccctctctgagTCTCCTTCCTTCTGTCGCTCTGGAAAAACCCAGAGCTGCTGCCCACTGTCCCAAGGGgagtgaagggggagggggacagaactGATGAGGAGGGTCTTTGAGGACCAGAGCGGCCCcggggggctggaggggctgtATGAGATTAGCCACGTGTGTCCTGAGTAGTCCAAGGGGGGCCCGTTGGGGCATTCCTGCGTGTCCCAGGAGTTAAGCCTGCATCTGGGGATGCTCGGCGCCgcgggctggagggaggggccggCGGCCCGCAGGGCTCTGCCTTGACCCTGGTCCTCTtcgcccctgcccctgcccaggtgTGCCAGAAGGCGGGGGAGATCTCCCTCCTGAAGCAGCAGCTGAAGGACTCGCAGGCCGACGTGTCCCAGAAGCTGAGTGAGATCGTGGGGCTGCGCTCGCAGCTGCGGGAGGGCCGGGCCTCGCTgcgggagaaggaggagcagctGCTCAGCCTGAGGGACTCCTTCGGCAGCAAACAGGCCAGCCTGGAGCTGGGCGAGGCAGAGCTGCCCCCGGCGTGCCTCAAGCCCGCCCTGACCCCCGTGGACCCGGCCGAGCCCCAGGAGGCCCTGGCCACGTGCGAGAGCGACGAGGCCAAGATGCGCCGGCAGGCCGGGGTGGCCGCCGCCGCCTCGTTGGTTTCCTTGGACGGGGAGGCTGAAGCTGGCGGGGAGAGCGGGACGCGGGCCCTGCGGCGGGAGGTGGGGCGGCTGCAGGCCGAGCTGGCGGCCGAGCGGCGAGCCCGGGAGCGCCAGGGGGCCAGCTTCGCGGAGGAGCGCCGCGTGTggctggaggagaaggagaaggtcATCGAGTACCAGAAGCAGCTGCAGCTGAGTTACGTGGAGATGTACCAGCGCAACCAGCAGCTGGAGCGGCGGCTGCGGGAGCGCGGGGCAGCGGGGGGTGCCAGcacacccaccccccaacacGGCGAGGAGAAGAAAGCCTGGACGCCCTCCCGCCTCGAGCGCATTGAGTCCACGGAAATCTGATCCCCTACCTGGGCATGTGGCCTTTTGACAAATGCCCTGTCAAAGGCCAAGAGTCCCCAGTGTCCCCTTCCTGCCATTTCTCTTCCCCATGTCCCCCATACCCCCAGACCAAAGAGGTTCTCAAAGCAGCTCTGACCaggtccctccccaccccccactgggTGCCCTTAGGGCTCTACCACTGGCCCTCTGGGCAGCCCTCTTGGACCCTCCTcccaaggaggggagagagggaggcagagtgaTTGGGGGTTGAGGGGCCCAGGCAGCAGGGGAGCCCGTGCCCCGCTTCTTGGCACTGCTTTGCGGGAGATGGGAGGCGTCAGGCCTGCAGTGCCATGAGATAGTTCAGCCCTCAGTAGGTCCGGGCTGCCCCTGTTGGCCACCCCGGTGTCCAGTGACGCTCTCTGTGGTCACCTCCAAGGCCATGTAGCCTGAGGGAGCCTGCATGGGCTCTGCCGAAGCTGACAGACCTTGGGCTCctggcctctctccttcctgccctaTTATCTCTCCCTGGGCAGATTGGCAGGACGAGTGGGAGCAGATGGCCCATATGTGGTTGAGAGGGCTACCTGCCCAGcccctttcctccccccaccaccaaggTCTCTTGGGTTCAGGCCTCGGAGCCTGGCCTGGTCCTGAGTGTATGTCCATATGTGTGTATCAGGGGCCAGAGGGAAGGCTGGGGGTGGAGACTCTGCCCAGGGAAGATCTGCTCTCCTGTTCTTGGGAAGGGTCACCTGGAGACTTCTTAGCTCTACGCCACCCTTCTGGCCAGGATCCCACAGGGTGATAGCCCCATCTGCTTGGCTCACCCCACACCCAGGGCCGCTGTCCGGCTCTAACTACAGCTATTAAGTGCTACCTGCCTCTCAGGCACTCCCCTCACCCGGTTTCTGAGGTCATATGAGTGTCTGTGATGTCTTCCTGTGTCTTCTCCCACTTGAttcccccagcctccctctgctTTCACGCTCAGAACATCATTGTCCTAGGCCGCCTCTTACCCCCAAACCTCACCTTTTCTTCCAGTAGAAAATTCTGCTTGATCTTTGGTGCACTGCCCACTTCCAAGCTCCAATGGGCCCAAGCCTGAGCCAGAGGCCTTTGTTTTGGGGAGCGAGGGGGGATGGTTGTGATTGCCCTTGAAGGACAAGGCTGACCTGAGAGGAACACTGACCCCTGAGTTCCCAGGACCTCGAAGTAGCCCAGTGTTTGCCCAGGGTAGGCCTGGCATGGCCATCAGTGGGGGTTGGGACACCACTGTCACTTCCCTTCTCCTCTCGGCATCCTCTGAGTCTATCTCCCTAAGATAGGAAGGGAAAGGCAAATTTCTAATTCACCAGCAATAAAAATTAGAGGAGGCTTGGCCCTCAGCCcttgtatttctctcttttcactctcttcctcccacccccaagacGGGGTTTGGAGGCACGGTGGAGAGAGCTGGCAACTACTGTGAGCAAGTTCCCCAACCCCTGACCAGCCTCCTCCCATGACTGGTGACTGTTTAATGAGCTGTGCATCCCCCACAAAAACAAGAGTGCCCCCCTGTGTGGCCTCTATCCCTCTGCACAGCCCCTTCCCGGTGACCCTCACCAGATCTCTGAGCCGGGTGAGGGGGGCCATCTGGCAATCACTGCCCATTCCACTCACCCCTCACTGTACCTGCCCCAGAACCTGGGCCTGggccagaggggcagggggaagagaaggcattagtaggaaaaaaaaaaaaaaatagaaaaaaatatgaacagactcAGCTTTGGGACTTCCAACcccaaaagaaattatatataaatatatataaatatatatctctaCCATAGGTGATGGAAAGACTTCgttttcttttcccaaagaaataaaatggagaaagccTCTCGAGTGGCATTCTTTGGCCTGCTTGTGTCTTTGCAGGTTTGGGAGGTGAAGCCTGGGTGAGGGGGGTGTGGAGGGCAAAGCTGGAGTAAACAGATTTCCCAGAGGAGGCATGAGACTGGAGGTGCTCACTGGGCCGTGCGAGAAGGCTGGCCCAAAGCCCAACCTCCTCCATGTCGCCCAGGAGGAGTCGTGTTTCCAAGTTTCTGCCCGATGGGGCTTTCTCTTCAGCTCGGATTGTCACCCTGAAGGGTTTCAAGGTGGTTCTAACTCGGCATCTGGACACCAGGCTGCTGGCTGGAAGGCAGGTAGGTGGTGCAGGACAGCTAGATGTGGTGTCCTGAGCCACCTTACAGTGACTGGCCAGTGTTTGAGGACAGAAGACAAAAACATGAAGCTTGAGAACAGGTTCTAATTAGTGGTGAAGCCCCAAAGGCAGAATGGACCCAAGAGTGCTGTGAGCAGGGAGCTGTCCTTTGGGGATAAGTGCTGTCCTTTATGATAACTGCCTCTCATCTTTAcaaagcgcccccccccccccggtcaaGAACACACCCCACCACAAGCAACAACCTGATTTACAAGACCTTAAAGAGTGGTTTATTTTTCCTCACCTGACAATTCTGGTCACAAGCATCCTGTCATAGGTATTGGTTCATCAAGGACATAAGACTTCATTCTCCTACTCTCCCACCCTTAGCATGTAGTTCCCTCCATGCCACAAGGTGGCTGCCACAGCTCCATGAAGCGATTGAGGCAATACTACTTTATCATGAAGGTAAAAGCTTTCCCAGAATCCAGCCAGGACGTTTCCCTTTAAATGTTGTTGGCCAGAACTGAGTTGCATCCTCTTCTCACTTCAAGGGAGACTGGGAAATTGAGTATTTGGCAAAGAACAGGATTGTCATGGCTGCCTAGGAGCAATATGGTTCATCACCTGGGGATGggccctctgctctctctgggTTCTTCTGGCAAAGAGAGTCATAATCAGCAATTAGGAATGTTTGCTCTGGTCTGGTCCAAGTGAGAGAATCAGGCAAACTGCCCTCCGGAGAGCTCAGGAATTGGGATGCCAGGCTTGCACCTCATTTGCAGTAAAGTGTCCTCCCTGCATTGGTTTTTGCCTCCCTGACAAGATGGTGCCCTGGAAGGAGCGTCAGTTCTCAAGTCTCCTTCACAGCACTTAGGATAGGTGGACCAGCAACCGAGGCACTGACAAGGTATGACAAACCCAACCGGCAGTTCTCAAGCTCCCCCCCCAGAACAGCAGTCCGGGACCAGGCCCTCCTGGAGGGTCTCTTCCTTGCTAGTTGCTGACAGTGGCTCAGGTGTGAGCCCCTCTACCCAGGGAGGTAAATGATGACCCTGCTCATCAGTATATGCACAGGCCTCCTCCAGCTCCAACTCCTCACATCCATTTCTCCTAACTGGCTCGGCTATCCATCACTAACTCTTCTCCTGAGAGCGCTTCACAGATGCATCTCTATTACAGATGCGTGATTATCCTCACCATACAGTTGGGAAACTAGGCTTAGATAGTTGATGTGACTTCTCCAAGGCTATAAAACCCTGAGTGGCGATCTGGGATTCGAACCAGTGTCAGGGCTATTCAGCGACTTCCAGCGCGGTCCCTCCACGGCGCTGCTTCCCCTCCGCAGGTCCTAGACTCCCGCGTCCTGTTAGCAACGTCCTCCACTGGAAAACGTCCTTGGAAAACGCTGACAGTGTCTTTTGAGCCTCGGCCGCACCCGTCACCAGCGCAGCAGGCGGAAGTAGCGGGCAGTTGGCCGGAAGTGGGGCTGTGAGGTGCGGGTGTTGCTGGAGGAGTCGTGGTGGCGCGGCGTTCCCGCGGGATCCGGGGTCTGGTGTTGCGGCGCCCGCGTTCGCCAGGCTCAGGTGAGTGGCGGCGCCCAGGGAGGAGGTCGCGGCGGCCGCTCCCGCTCCCTGCCCGCCTGGCGCTTGGCCCGCCTCTCCCGTCCTGGGCGGCGCAGGGCCGGGCACGCGCCGAGGCCGGGCTCCGCGCTTCCGGGCCCGGCTGCGGACTCCTCTCGCAGGCCCGCTTTAGGCAGCATCTCGGCGACCCCGCCACTCCAgaattctgtgaccttgggcaaacggTTCGTCTGAACCTTGACTTTTCCTCTCGGAGACGGAGATAATAACTGCCTGCCTCGCAGGGCTGTTGGGGGAATGCAGTGAGGTGTTTTGCCGCACTTCTTATCGCACTTTCACGTGCGGGCTGATCACTTGGGGATCTGGAGATTGTGGCCGTAGGACTGCGGTAGGGTCCGAGGTTATGCATTGCTCACCAGCTTCCAGGTGAGGGTGAGCCTGATGCCTCTGGTCCGCAGGCCACAATTTGAGCCTTAAAATCCTACGGTATTTTGCTTAGTACTGGGTCAACCTGAGTCTTCAGTAAGTATCAATACGACGTATACCTCGTCCCCATTTTTAACAGACGGTTTCTAGTTGCACAGACCTAACTAAGGGTATTATCGAcgtcttcctccctttcctctccagagataagaaaaataattgccCTTTCTCTTTCCGTACAAATCATGACACAGCTCTTCTGTCCTGACCCACGGAGCTTTGGGTCCTCTTTATACCAGTTACTCATCCACTTCCTCAGTCCATGCTTCTTTGCTCACTCACTGTAAACGCTCGAATAGCGCTTCATCCTGTGGAGCTGGTGGCCAAGTGCTTTAGCACCAGTGTGTCTGGTGTTCCGTGCTCTAGTCATTTGTTGCAGCTGGGATGTTAATTCCTGTTTTCTGCACCTTGCTCACACTTTGTGAGTAGTAAGAACAGCTGCTTTACCACAACCAGATTCTCCAGCTCACTGCTCTGAATGGCCTCAGGCAAGCTCTGGGGAGTTCGCTGCTGCCTAGTAgcccaaaataaaatctgaagactCAGTGTTGCATAATACAGCAGAGACAGGGAGGCCTTTGGCGGTTGTGCAGGCCTAGTTTATTTGACAGTATGATTTTCTTCCCCATTCATTCCCCATTACTTTTCTGATTCCCAACAGGGTCTTGTCACTCGTCATGCAGATAAGTCAACTTTGATATCAGAGAATTCTGAAGTTTCCCTTTCAACTGCCTGAAAACCTGTACTGCTCA comes from the Zalophus californianus isolate mZalCal1 chromosome 8, mZalCal1.pri.v2, whole genome shotgun sequence genome and includes:
- the LZTS3 gene encoding leucine zipper putative tumor suppressor 3 isoform X1, whose amino-acid sequence is MAPADRASEGPRLEDPSALHSLGKCPPGSVMAKLETLPVRADPGRDPLLAFAPRPSELGPPDPRLAMGSVGSGVAHAQEFAMKSVGTRTGGGGSQGSFPGPRGSGGGASRERPGRYPSEDKALANSLYLNGELRGSDHTDVCGNVVASSGGSSSSGGSDKAPPQYREPSHPPKLLATSGKLDQCSEPLVRPSAFKPVVPKNFHSMQNLCPPQTNGTPEGRQGPGGLKGGLDKSRTMTPAGGGGGGLSDSGRNSLTSLPTYSSSYSQHLAPLSASTSHINRIGTASYGSGSGSGGGGGGGSGYQDLGTSDSGRASSKSGSSSSMGRPGHLGSGEGGGGGLPFAACSPPSPSALIQELEERLWEKEQEVTALRRSLEQSEAAVAQVLEERQKAWERELAELRQGCSGKLQQVARRAQRAQQGLQLQVLRLQQDKKQLQEEAARLMRQREELEDKVAACQKEQADFLPRMEETKWEVCQKAGEISLLKQQLKDSQADVSQKLSEIVGLRSQLREGRASLREKEEQLLSLRDSFGSKQASLELGEAELPPACLKPALTPVDPAEPQEALATCESDEAKMRRQAGVAAAASLVSLDGEAEAGGESGTRALRREVGRLQAELAAERRARERQGASFAEERRVWLEEKEKVIEYQKQLQLSYVEMYQRNQQLERRLRERGAAGGASTPTPQHGEEKKAWTPSRLERIESTEI
- the LZTS3 gene encoding leucine zipper putative tumor suppressor 3 isoform X2; translated protein: MAPADRASEGPRLEDPSALHSLGKCPPGSVMAKLETLPVRADPGRDPLLAFAPRPSELGPPDPRLAMGSVGSGVAHAQEFAMKSVGTRTGGGGSQGSFPGPRGSGGGASRERPGRYPSEDKALANSLYLNGELRGSDHTDVCGNVVASSGGSSSSGGSDKAPPQYREPSHPPKLLATSGKLDQCSEPLVRPSAFKPVVPKNFHSMQNLCPPQTNGTPEGRQGPGGLKGGLDKSRTMTPAGGGGGGLSDSGRNSLTSLPTYSSSYSQHLAPLSASTSHINRIGTASYGSGSGSGGGGGGGSGYQDLGTSDSGRASSKSGSSSSMGRPGHLGSGEGGGGGLPFAACSPPSPSALIQELEERLWEKEQEVTALRRSLEQSEAAVAQVLEERQKAWERELAELRQGCSGKLQQVARRAQRAQQGLQLQVLRLQQDKKQLQEEAARLMRQREELEDKVCQKAGEISLLKQQLKDSQADVSQKLSEIVGLRSQLREGRASLREKEEQLLSLRDSFGSKQASLELGEAELPPACLKPALTPVDPAEPQEALATCESDEAKMRRQAGVAAAASLVSLDGEAEAGGESGTRALRREVGRLQAELAAERRARERQGASFAEERRVWLEEKEKVIEYQKQLQLSYVEMYQRNQQLERRLRERGAAGGASTPTPQHGEEKKAWTPSRLERIESTEI
- the LZTS3 gene encoding leucine zipper putative tumor suppressor 3 isoform X3; translated protein: MAKLETLPVRADPGRDPLLAFAPRPSELGPPDPRLAMGSVGSGVAHAQEFAMKSVGTRTGGGGSQGSFPGPRGSGGGASRERPGRYPSEDKALANSLYLNGELRGSDHTDVCGNVVASSGGSSSSGGSDKAPPQYREPSHPPKLLATSGKLDQCSEPLVRPSAFKPVVPKNFHSMQNLCPPQTNGTPEGRQGPGGLKGGLDKSRTMTPAGGGGGGLSDSGRNSLTSLPTYSSSYSQHLAPLSASTSHINRIGTASYGSGSGSGGGGGGGSGYQDLGTSDSGRASSKSGSSSSMGRPGHLGSGEGGGGGLPFAACSPPSPSALIQELEERLWEKEQEVTALRRSLEQSEAAVAQVLEERQKAWERELAELRQGCSGKLQQVARRAQRAQQGLQLQVLRLQQDKKQLQEEAARLMRQREELEDKVAACQKEQADFLPRMEETKWEVCQKAGEISLLKQQLKDSQADVSQKLSEIVGLRSQLREGRASLREKEEQLLSLRDSFGSKQASLELGEAELPPACLKPALTPVDPAEPQEALATCESDEAKMRRQAGVAAAASLVSLDGEAEAGGESGTRALRREVGRLQAELAAERRARERQGASFAEERRVWLEEKEKVIEYQKQLQLSYVEMYQRNQQLERRLRERGAAGGASTPTPQHGEEKKAWTPSRLERIESTEI